In the Candidatus Thermoplasmatota archaeon genome, one interval contains:
- a CDS encoding DUF359 domain-containing protein, with the protein MYVLPPALRSALAKPMGPVLTTEAALAAVEGHLLVAVGDVVTRTFLERGLRPALMVVDGKTHRTRPVDDVGALAKDARLVRVANPPATITRALWDAVADALAPDAPARAAAATRGTLVHVDGEEDLAVLPALALAPEGARVAYGQPNEGVVVVTVNEASRARARELLKAMEAP; encoded by the coding sequence GTGCTCCCCCCTGCGCTTCGAAGCGCGCTCGCGAAACCCATGGGCCCGGTCCTCACGACCGAGGCCGCCCTCGCCGCGGTCGAGGGCCACCTTCTTGTCGCCGTGGGCGACGTCGTCACGCGGACCTTCCTCGAGCGCGGGCTCCGCCCCGCGCTCATGGTGGTCGACGGGAAGACGCACCGCACGCGTCCCGTCGACGACGTCGGCGCGCTTGCGAAGGACGCGCGCCTCGTGCGCGTCGCGAACCCGCCCGCGACCATCACGCGCGCGCTCTGGGACGCGGTCGCGGACGCGCTCGCGCCGGATGCGCCCGCGCGCGCGGCCGCCGCGACGCGGGGCACGCTCGTGCACGTCGACGGCGAGGAGGACCTCGCCGTGCTCCCCGCGCTCGCGCTTGCGCCCGAGGGCGCGCGCGTCGCCTACGGCCAGCCCAACGAGGGCGTGGTCGTCGTCACCGTCAACGAAGCCTCGCGGGCCCGCGCCCGCGAGCTCCTGAAGGCCATGGAGGCCCCATAA